Proteins encoded together in one Flavobacteriales bacterium window:
- a CDS encoding T9SS type A sorting domain-containing protein: protein MITVNSSANRGWAHYDLTSIPAGSTVTAVTANFTTYTSTSSSATNNLYGFTGDPASIAGPALYTACGSGTSLNASSWTANALNTKVLNATGLAFIQANCGTNNANIGYVRASTNNYNVGGYPGAPAAAPDLVITFIPPTPCAGTPAPGSTLSTLASACLGQAFTLSFSGNFAGQGGITYQWESSPDGSSWTPIMGATNATYATTMAASTYYHCIVTCTNSGQSATSTDLQVTLTSNACQCGAYPAIFASNAADEEITNVTVGAMNVNSTCATLAPGAGSILNRYSNYAGTFGVTASQLDLVPFSLTQASCGGAFGNGFQLFVDWNQDGDFLDMDEFVYNQPAAATGNHTKTGDFTVPITALLGTTRMRVVNVETTFPTVTNYSNTAYTWGETEDYCFTVTASSACTGTPAPGNTLSTLASACPSTSFTLSLQNLTVGTGVNYSWETSPDGSSWSPAGGSPNLPSWTTTQAADTYYRCVVTCSFSGFSGTSTAVPVTTINDLCICGAYPAFFASSPADEDITNVTVGAMNVNSVCSDLAPGAGSIPSQYSNYTGTYGVTATQLDMVSFSLTQTSCGGSYGNGFQLFVDWNPDGDFVDMDEFVYNQPVAASGNHTKTGNFTVPITALLGTTRMRVVNVEAGFPTATNYSNTGYTWGETEDYCFTVNAAAVCSGTPTPGNTLSTLSTACPAQSFTLSLQNNINGSGGSYLWETSPDGSTWSPAGAPDAPTWTTTLAASTYYRCTVTCTFSGFSGTSTAVLVNVGGACECAAYCAVTNAGSACITNVQINTLNNTTAGCSGGTNYSLQTATTTLSEGLTYTFTMTCDASAITSVWFDWNADQIFDASEWYQVFTAGTTNSVQVTVPNGATLGNSRMRVRSRGTGNFNGAGDACTIMGGGETEDYCITIDQLVGCSGSPPANSVTGPASVCGGVNFTLGLQNPPTESGYSYQWYVSTDGGATYNPTGGNSATLSTSQTSASVYYCDITCTNSSQTTTSSTWTVNMSSFLSCYCTAGVGPTSPADSQVESVQLTGAPGSINYTFPSCPTGVLGVQDLTALTADLVQGGMYTISVDFGTCGGNYNGTGEVWIDYDQDGLFEAGESLGTQSGAPPGVANLNFTVPVTATLGITRMRVMQQESGVAPLNPCGGFTWGSVMDFSVNINTPVPCSGQPNPGNTLSTLPSVCASNSFTLSLQNNTLGTGVTYQWETSPDGSTWTPAGPPGSTWTTTQSTATWYRCVVTCAGNGNNASTPIQVLMNPASACICIPTYTYGIGSGDLISEVEIFGTTLLNNTGTATSPNISYTYYTGLPNYTASLVAGGTYTIEVTIGSFTNQNIAVWIDFNENGTFETPSERVGFFGPINTAFGSATFPLTLPCNPTPGLKRMRVREVYATSANTIDPCLNYGWGETEDYDVTILPPPPCPAPGNFLVSASTGSSASFTWNIACTETAWNIEWGPAGFTQGTGTTVPVTPTPTATIGGLTPGNSYEAYLQADCGGNGTSSWVGPITFSTCNGLCADAVTAVLGVNTTGPINCGNGATNAQAAGATHARWFTYTATGTGVLTASACGAVNTGNDDTRLTIHGGACGGLTMLASGDDECTWAFGGSAFASTASVFVTNGQQVFIEWDDRWNPAGFNWDLSFTPCTPDPADLCVNKNPAANPISIGNPAVVFTGTLDCQTQDGISPNPFAQATGWEWVAFELTQCANVQISYCGTPSFQYGALNMYGDCGTLFINSQTYDFVTCVDGNPTIFFEDLSPGNYYYPVLWSLPLNMVGPYQINVTATAPTNPCAPNINCAGALPLSCPGSVTGNTNNQFPTLPVNGCPFTGNTSGGSLWYTYTAAADENIILSTCGITTVFNTRISVYTGGACGSLSCYTMSDDFGGACTNRSQVEFFAQGGQTYYIAVHSPSAFDDGAFELQVGCGPVCPRPTNDGCLGATGLTSFLADGSGTPTGGDNSCAQNDAFTTCSPVLNNQGMWYSFNSGNNSIHVLDLLGSPQNGALTASQLNYALFSGGCNGDLSALGQVGCDDDGDGYDIVLTGLTYPADYLLYVYNPGSTGFEGTFEVMVEHPGRNDAGVTAINAPTGLVCTSFLEPEVVLTNFGENTLTSVNIVYDLDGGLTGPFVYNWTGSLPYLGTEVVQLPGFTAPYGTHTLNVTVQNPNGQVDEIPGNDLTSELNIDVTGETVIVRITTDNDPTQIYWEIQDQAFQVVAAAPAYGAGNTTVDVTTCLSTLNGNCFSFYLFDFLGDGLSGMGNGNGSWSLRTLGGQTLLGDDFNGTISGLLSPNSPPATAGYVSGHEFCLPPGPSTLQAGECGIFTNLLQNKVYATTVPGVTTYQFEFSDPDAGFRRRIAVPRNWVKFSEMVTSPLQPGVRYFTRVRVDQGAAGLADDRFGTGCEMGLDPTAVPGCTGLVDDIGFPAHSCGVIKTFGGSDKIFAQPVVGATQYRFRFENIGEGYLRTIVRPNYICPLNWVTLPLVNGSTYQVSVEVLYNGQWSGYCGPVCSVTILNPPAMAQQRDAEVVTNSGLQAWPNPVRDGVVNLRLDGLTAGTQRVSLEVYDLTGKRVVAQDMENSGPVFNTVLDLDGFAGGVYMVHLNVDGAVHQQRISVVK from the coding sequence ATGATCACGGTCAACTCCAGTGCGAACCGGGGTTGGGCGCATTACGACCTGACGTCGATCCCCGCGGGCTCGACGGTGACGGCCGTCACGGCGAACTTCACCACTTACACCTCCACCTCCTCCAGTGCGACGAACAACCTGTACGGGTTCACGGGTGACCCGGCGAGCATCGCTGGCCCTGCGTTGTACACGGCGTGTGGGAGCGGAACTTCGCTGAACGCCTCCTCATGGACGGCCAACGCGTTGAACACGAAGGTGCTCAATGCGACGGGCCTGGCCTTCATCCAGGCCAACTGCGGAACGAACAACGCCAACATCGGCTACGTCCGCGCCTCCACGAACAACTATAACGTCGGTGGCTATCCGGGCGCTCCTGCGGCCGCACCGGACCTGGTGATCACCTTCATTCCGCCGACCCCCTGCGCGGGCACACCGGCACCCGGCAGCACCCTGTCCACCCTGGCCAGCGCATGCCTGGGACAGGCGTTCACGCTGTCCTTCTCGGGCAACTTCGCCGGTCAAGGTGGCATCACCTATCAGTGGGAGAGCTCGCCGGACGGCAGCTCTTGGACGCCCATCATGGGTGCGACCAACGCGACCTACGCCACCACCATGGCGGCGTCCACCTACTACCACTGCATCGTCACCTGCACCAACAGCGGTCAGAGCGCCACGAGCACGGACCTGCAGGTGACCCTGACCTCCAACGCCTGCCAGTGCGGCGCCTACCCGGCCATCTTCGCCAGCAATGCGGCGGACGAGGAGATCACCAACGTGACGGTGGGCGCGATGAACGTGAACTCCACCTGCGCCACCCTGGCGCCCGGCGCGGGTTCCATCCTGAACCGCTACAGCAACTACGCCGGCACCTTCGGGGTGACGGCCTCTCAGTTGGACCTCGTGCCCTTCAGCCTGACGCAGGCCTCCTGCGGCGGCGCCTTCGGCAACGGCTTCCAGCTCTTTGTGGACTGGAACCAGGACGGCGACTTCCTGGACATGGACGAATTCGTCTACAACCAACCGGCGGCGGCCACGGGCAACCACACGAAGACCGGCGACTTCACCGTGCCCATCACCGCGCTGTTGGGCACCACGCGCATGCGCGTGGTGAACGTCGAAACGACCTTCCCCACCGTGACGAACTACTCCAACACGGCCTACACCTGGGGTGAGACCGAGGACTATTGCTTCACGGTGACGGCCTCGTCGGCCTGCACGGGCACGCCCGCGCCGGGCAACACCCTGAGCACGCTGGCCAGCGCCTGCCCGTCCACGAGCTTCACGCTCAGCCTGCAGAACCTCACGGTGGGCACCGGCGTCAACTACTCGTGGGAAACATCTCCGGACGGCAGTTCGTGGAGCCCCGCTGGCGGCTCGCCGAACCTGCCCTCCTGGACCACCACCCAGGCGGCAGACACCTACTACCGCTGCGTGGTGACCTGCTCCTTCAGCGGCTTCTCCGGCACCAGCACCGCGGTACCGGTGACCACCATCAACGACCTCTGCATCTGCGGCGCGTACCCGGCCTTCTTCGCCAGCAGCCCGGCGGACGAGGATATCACCAACGTGACGGTGGGCGCGATGAACGTGAACAGCGTCTGCAGCGACTTGGCTCCTGGCGCGGGCTCCATCCCGTCCCAATACAGCAACTACACCGGCACCTACGGGGTGACGGCGACGCAGTTGGACATGGTGTCCTTCAGCCTGACGCAGACCTCCTGCGGCGGCAGCTACGGCAACGGCTTCCAGCTCTTTGTGGACTGGAACCCGGACGGCGACTTCGTGGACATGGACGAATTCGTCTACAACCAACCGGTGGCGGCCTCGGGCAACCACACGAAGACCGGCAACTTCACCGTGCCCATCACCGCGCTGTTGGGCACCACCCGCATGCGCGTGGTGAACGTCGAAGCGGGCTTCCCCACCGCGACGAACTACTCCAACACGGGCTACACCTGGGGTGAGACCGAGGACTACTGCTTCACGGTGAACGCCGCGGCGGTATGCTCGGGCACGCCCACGCCGGGCAACACCCTGAGCACGCTGAGCACGGCCTGCCCCGCGCAGAGCTTCACCCTCAGCCTGCAGAACAACATCAACGGCTCGGGCGGCAGCTACCTGTGGGAGACCTCGCCGGACGGCAGCACCTGGAGCCCGGCCGGCGCACCCGACGCCCCGACCTGGACCACGACCCTGGCGGCCAGCACCTACTACCGCTGCACGGTGACCTGCACGTTCAGCGGCTTCTCCGGCACTAGCACCGCGGTGCTGGTGAACGTGGGCGGTGCCTGCGAGTGCGCGGCCTACTGCGCGGTGACCAACGCCGGCTCGGCCTGCATCACCAACGTGCAGATCAATACCCTGAACAACACCACGGCGGGCTGCTCGGGTGGCACGAACTACTCCCTGCAAACGGCCACCACCACGCTGTCCGAGGGTCTCACCTACACCTTCACGATGACCTGCGATGCCAGCGCGATCACCTCGGTGTGGTTCGACTGGAACGCCGACCAGATCTTCGACGCCAGCGAATGGTACCAGGTGTTCACCGCGGGCACCACCAACTCGGTGCAGGTGACGGTGCCGAACGGTGCCACCTTGGGCAACTCCCGCATGCGCGTCCGCAGCCGTGGGACGGGCAACTTTAACGGTGCCGGCGACGCCTGCACGATCATGGGCGGCGGCGAAACGGAGGACTACTGCATCACCATCGACCAGCTGGTCGGCTGCTCCGGCTCCCCGCCCGCCAACAGCGTCACGGGTCCGGCCAGTGTCTGCGGCGGTGTCAACTTCACCCTGGGCCTGCAGAACCCGCCGACCGAAAGTGGTTACAGCTACCAGTGGTACGTGAGCACCGATGGCGGCGCCACGTACAACCCCACGGGTGGCAACAGCGCCACGCTGAGCACCTCGCAGACCAGTGCCTCCGTGTACTACTGCGACATCACGTGCACGAACAGCAGCCAGACCACGACCTCCAGCACCTGGACGGTGAACATGAGCTCCTTCCTGAGCTGCTACTGCACGGCGGGCGTGGGCCCCACGAGCCCGGCGGACAGCCAGGTGGAGAGCGTGCAGCTCACGGGAGCCCCGGGCAGCATCAACTACACCTTCCCCAGCTGCCCCACCGGCGTGCTGGGCGTGCAGGACCTGACCGCCCTGACGGCGGATCTGGTGCAGGGAGGGATGTACACCATCTCGGTGGACTTCGGCACCTGCGGCGGCAACTACAACGGCACGGGTGAAGTGTGGATCGATTACGACCAGGACGGTCTGTTCGAGGCCGGTGAATCGCTGGGCACCCAGAGCGGAGCGCCTCCGGGGGTGGCCAACCTGAACTTCACGGTGCCGGTAACGGCCACCCTGGGCATCACCCGCATGCGCGTGATGCAACAGGAGAGCGGTGTGGCGCCGCTGAACCCGTGCGGCGGCTTCACCTGGGGTTCCGTGATGGACTTCAGCGTGAACATCAACACGCCGGTGCCGTGCAGCGGTCAGCCCAACCCGGGCAACACCCTGAGCACGCTGCCCTCGGTGTGCGCGTCGAACTCGTTCACCCTGAGCCTGCAGAACAACACGCTCGGCACGGGGGTCACCTACCAGTGGGAGACCTCGCCGGACGGAAGCACGTGGACCCCGGCCGGTCCTCCCGGCTCGACCTGGACCACCACCCAGAGCACGGCGACCTGGTACCGCTGCGTGGTGACCTGCGCGGGCAACGGCAACAATGCCAGCACCCCGATCCAGGTGCTGATGAACCCGGCCAGCGCGTGCATCTGCATCCCGACCTACACCTACGGTATCGGCTCCGGCGACCTGATCAGCGAGGTGGAGATCTTCGGCACGACGTTGCTGAACAACACCGGCACGGCGACCAGCCCGAACATCTCCTACACGTACTACACGGGCCTGCCGAACTACACGGCGAGCCTGGTGGCCGGCGGGACCTACACGATCGAAGTGACGATCGGCAGCTTCACCAACCAGAACATCGCGGTGTGGATCGACTTCAACGAGAACGGCACCTTCGAGACCCCGAGCGAGCGTGTGGGCTTCTTCGGCCCGATCAACACGGCGTTCGGCTCGGCGACCTTCCCGTTGACCCTGCCCTGCAACCCGACCCCGGGCCTGAAGCGCATGCGTGTGCGTGAGGTGTATGCCACGTCGGCCAACACGATCGATCCCTGCCTGAACTACGGCTGGGGTGAGACGGAGGACTACGATGTGACCATCCTGCCCCCGCCGCCCTGCCCCGCTCCGGGCAACTTCCTCGTGAGCGCCAGCACGGGCAGCAGCGCCTCGTTCACTTGGAACATCGCCTGTACGGAGACCGCCTGGAACATCGAGTGGGGTCCTGCGGGCTTCACCCAAGGCACGGGCACGACCGTGCCGGTGACCCCGACCCCGACGGCGACCATCGGTGGCCTGACCCCGGGCAACTCCTACGAAGCCTACCTGCAGGCCGACTGCGGTGGCAACGGCACGAGCAGCTGGGTGGGTCCGATCACCTTCAGCACCTGCAACGGCCTCTGCGCTGATGCGGTGACCGCCGTGCTGGGCGTGAACACGACCGGCCCGATCAACTGCGGCAACGGTGCCACCAACGCGCAAGCGGCTGGTGCCACGCACGCCCGCTGGTTCACCTACACGGCGACCGGCACCGGTGTGCTCACGGCCTCTGCCTGCGGCGCGGTGAACACGGGCAACGACGACACGCGCCTCACCATCCACGGTGGTGCCTGCGGCGGTCTGACGATGCTGGCCTCCGGCGACGATGAGTGCACGTGGGCATTTGGTGGAAGCGCCTTTGCCAGCACGGCATCGGTGTTCGTCACCAACGGCCAGCAGGTCTTCATCGAGTGGGACGACCGCTGGAACCCGGCGGGCTTCAACTGGGACCTGAGCTTCACGCCCTGTACGCCCGACCCGGCCGACCTGTGCGTGAACAAGAACCCGGCGGCCAACCCGATCTCCATCGGCAACCCGGCCGTGGTCTTCACCGGTACGCTGGATTGCCAGACGCAGGACGGCATCTCGCCGAACCCCTTCGCGCAAGCGACCGGTTGGGAGTGGGTGGCCTTCGAGCTGACCCAGTGCGCCAACGTGCAGATCAGCTACTGCGGCACGCCGAGCTTCCAGTACGGTGCGCTGAACATGTACGGGGATTGCGGCACGCTGTTCATCAACTCGCAGACCTACGACTTCGTCACCTGCGTGGACGGCAACCCGACCATCTTCTTCGAGGACCTGTCTCCGGGCAACTACTACTACCCGGTGCTGTGGTCGCTGCCGCTGAACATGGTGGGTCCGTACCAGATCAACGTGACGGCCACTGCGCCCACGAACCCGTGCGCCCCGAACATCAACTGCGCCGGTGCGCTGCCCCTGAGCTGCCCCGGTTCCGTGACGGGCAATACGAACAACCAGTTCCCGACCCTGCCGGTCAACGGCTGCCCCTTCACGGGCAACACCAGCGGTGGTTCGCTCTGGTACACCTACACGGCCGCTGCGGATGAGAACATCATCCTCAGCACCTGCGGCATCACCACGGTGTTCAATACCCGCATCAGCGTATACACCGGCGGTGCCTGCGGCAGCCTGAGCTGCTACACCATGAGCGACGACTTCGGCGGTGCCTGCACCAACCGGAGCCAGGTGGAGTTCTTCGCCCAGGGTGGCCAGACCTACTACATCGCGGTGCACAGCCCGTCCGCTTTCGATGACGGTGCCTTTGAACTGCAGGTGGGTTGCGGCCCGGTGTGCCCGCGTCCGACGAACGACGGCTGCTTGGGTGCGACGGGGCTGACCAGCTTCCTGGCCGATGGTTCGGGAACCCCGACCGGCGGCGACAACAGCTGCGCGCAGAACGATGCCTTCACCACCTGCAGCCCGGTGCTCAACAATCAGGGCATGTGGTACAGCTTCAACAGCGGCAATAACTCGATCCACGTGCTTGACCTGCTGGGCTCTCCGCAGAACGGTGCGCTCACCGCCAGCCAGTTGAACTACGCGCTCTTCAGCGGTGGTTGCAACGGCGACCTCAGCGCGTTGGGCCAAGTGGGCTGCGACGACGACGGCGATGGTTACGACATCGTCCTGACGGGCCTGACCTACCCCGCGGACTACCTGCTGTACGTGTACAACCCGGGCAGCACGGGCTTCGAGGGCACCTTCGAAGTGATGGTGGAGCACCCTGGTCGGAACGACGCGGGCGTCACCGCCATCAACGCGCCGACCGGTCTGGTGTGCACCTCGTTCCTCGAGCCTGAGGTGGTGCTGACCAACTTCGGCGAGAACACCCTCACCAGCGTGAACATCGTCTACGACCTGGACGGTGGCCTCACGGGTCCCTTCGTGTACAACTGGACGGGCAGCCTGCCCTACCTGGGTACTGAAGTGGTGCAGCTGCCGGGCTTCACGGCCCCGTACGGCACGCACACGCTGAACGTGACGGTGCAGAACCCGAACGGCCAGGTGGACGAGATCCCGGGCAACGACCTCACGAGCGAGCTGAACATCGACGTGACGGGTGAGACCGTGATCGTGCGGATCACCACGGACAACGATCCGACCCAGATCTACTGGGAGATCCAGGACCAGGCCTTCCAGGTCGTGGCCGCGGCCCCTGCCTATGGCGCGGGCAACACCACGGTGGATGTGACGACCTGCCTGAGCACGTTGAACGGCAACTGCTTCAGCTTCTACCTGTTCGACTTCCTGGGCGATGGCCTGAGCGGTATGGGCAACGGCAACGGCAGCTGGAGCCTGCGCACCCTGGGTGGGCAGACCCTCCTGGGTGACGACTTCAACGGCACGATCAGCGGTCTGCTCAGCCCGAACAGCCCGCCTGCGACGGCCGGTTACGTGAGCGGCCACGAGTTCTGCCTGCCTCCGGGTCCCAGCACCCTGCAGGCGGGTGAGTGCGGCATCTTCACCAACCTGCTGCAGAACAAAGTGTACGCCACCACCGTGCCCGGTGTCACCACCTACCAGTTCGAGTTCTCCGACCCCGACGCCGGATTCCGCCGCCGTATCGCGGTGCCGCGCAACTGGGTGAAGTTCTCCGAGATGGTGACCAGCCCGCTGCAACCCGGTGTGCGCTACTTCACCCGTGTCCGTGTGGACCAGGGTGCGGCCGGCCTCGCCGACGATCGCTTCGGGACGGGTTGCGAGATGGGTCTGGATCCGACCGCCGTGCCGGGCTGCACCGGTCTGGTGGACGACATCGGCTTCCCCGCCCACAGCTGCGGCGTGATCAAGACCTTCGGTGGGTCTGACAAGATCTTCGCCCAGCCCGTGGTGGGTGCCACGCAGTACCGCTTCCGCTTCGAGAACATCGGCGAAGGCTACCTGCGCACGATCGTCCGTCCGAACTACATCTGCCCGCTGAACTGGGTGACCCTGCCGCTCGTGAACGGCAGCACCTATCAGGTGAGCGTGGAAGTGCTGTACAACGGACAGTGGAGCGGTTACTGCGGCCCGGTATGCTCGGTGACCATCCTGAACCCGCCGGCCATGGCCCAGCAGCGTGATGCTGAGGTGGTGACCAACAGCGGTCTGCAGGCCTGGCCGAACCCGGTGCGCGACGGCGTGGTGAACCTCCGCCTGGACGGCCTCACGGCCGGCACCCAGCGCGTGAGCCTGGAGGTGTACGACCTCACCGGCAAGCGCGTGGTGGCCCAGGACATGGAGAACAGCGGCCCCGTGTTCAACACGGTGCTTGACCTGGATGGCTTCGCCGGTGGCGTGTACATGGTCCACCTCAACGTGGACGGTGCCGTGCACCAGCAGCGCATCAGCGTGGTGAAGTAG